One genomic region from Yarrowia lipolytica chromosome 1C, complete sequence encodes:
- a CDS encoding uncharacterized protein (Compare to YALI0C15554g, similar to Saccharomyces cerevisiae THI6 (YPL214C); ancestral locus Anc_6.231, similar to uniprot|P41835 Saccharomyces cerevisiae YPL214c THI6 thiamin-phosphate pyrophosphorylase and hydroxyethylthiazole kinase) produces MPFNKSKTDYSIYLVTDSGLVPDNFTLEHQVEQSILGGATLIQLREKTADTGKFLETAKRIHAITKKHGVPLLINDRLDIALAIDCEGVHVGQDDMPVVECRRMLGEDKIIGLSITNREEYDAALEADAAGANLDYFGVGAIYGTFTKKLRAEPLGLSGARNLFAYITEKEKSLSRQHKFVTIGGIKPDNTPSVRYMCGATCNGVAVVSCIIAAQDAKLVTEVLSKQWHDAITEPVLQVTTETLSKINSYFGTPTFVHHITNNVVKNCSANITIAIGSPPAMSETRAEFHEFAGIPNASLLLNMGTATSDGVETFLAAGQAYNAARRPVVFDPVGGGASEARKSAVKTLLKGIRMSVIKGNDGEIFSAAGLAGKMRGVDSIGESLLDERLKAAFKLSRDANTVVVMTGKKDVVIGPSGQYVLVDNGDELLTQITGSGCMLGSVITSIVAGHVGDVFDAALAGLLLYTIASEKAGPLSDGPGTFVPRLIDEISKLAKTGVQVEDIKVQFGKI; encoded by the coding sequence ATGCCCTTCAACAAGTCCAAAACAGACTACTCAATCTACCTCGTCACCGATTCTGGTCTCGTGCCTGACAACTTTACACTTGAACATCAGGTGGAGCAATCTATTCTAGGAGGAGCAACTCTCATTCAGCTCAGAGAGAAGACGGCGGACACTGGAAAGTTTCTGGAGACCGCCAAACGGATCCACGCCATTACCAAGAAGCATGGTGTGCCCTTGCTGATCAACGACCGGCTGGACATTGCTCTCGCCATTGACTGCGAGGGAGTGCATGTTGGACAAGACGACATGCCCGTGGTGGAATGCCGACGAATGCTGGGAGAGGACAAGATCATTGGCTTGAGTATCACCAACCGGGAGGAGTATGATGCAGCTCTGGAGGCAGACGCAGCCGGTGCGAACCTCGATTACTTTGGAGTGGGTGCTATCTATGGAACCTTCACAAAGAAGCTGAGAGCCGAGCCCCTGGGACTCAGTGGTGCACGAAACCTGTTTGCTTACATCactgagaaggagaagtcTCTCTCCCGGCAACACAAGTTTGTCACTATTGGAGGCATCAAGCCTGACAACACGCCATCTGTGCGATACATGTGTGGTGCGACATGTAACGGAGTCGCAGTTGTGAGCTGCATCATCGCTGCTCAGGATGCCAAGCTGGTGACCGAAGTCCTGTCAAAGCAGTGGCATGACGCCATTACTGAGCCTGTTCTTCAAGTGACGACTGAAACTCTCAGCAAGATCAACTCATATTTCGGCACCCCCACATTTGTGCaccacatcaccaacaatgTGGTTAAAAACTGCTCTgccaacatcaccatcgCCATCGGCTCGCCCCCCGCCATGAGTGAGACTCGGGCAGAATTCCACGAGTTTGCTGGTATCCCCAAcgcttctcttcttctgaacATGGGCACTGCCACTTCCGATGGAGTTGAGACGTTCCTGGCTGCTGGTCAGGCTTACAATGCTGCTCGTCGACCTGTGGTTTTCGATCctgttggaggtggagctTCCGAGGCACGAAAGTCGGCCGTCAAGACTCTTCTCAAGGGTATCCGAATGTCTGTCATCAAGGGAAATGACGGTGAAAtcttctctgctgctggacttGCTGGAAAGATGCGGGGAGTCGACAGCATCGGGGAGTCTCTTCTGGACGAGCGTCTCAAGGCCGCCTTCAAGCTGTCTCGTGATGCCAATACCGTTGTTGTCATGACCGGAAAGAAGGATGTCGTTATTGGTCCCTCTGGCCAGTATGTCCTTGTCGATAACGGAGATGAGTTGTTGACTCAGATTACCGGATCGGGTTGCATGCTTGGTTCTGTGATTACCTCTATCGTTGCGGGACATGTTGGCGACGTTTTCGACGCTGCCTTGGCTGGTctgctactgtacaccaTTGCTTCCGAAAAGGCCGGTCCTTTGAGCGATGGCCCCGGAACTTTTGTGCCTCGGCTGATTGACGAGATCAGCAAACTGGCCAAGACGGGCGTCCAGGTGGAGGACATCAAGGTCCAGTTTGGAAAAATCTAG